A segment of the Phycisphaerae bacterium RAS1 genome:
GCGCCCGTCTTCCAGCGCCTGCTCGAACTGCTTCTGGCCCATGCGAACCACGGTAAGCGTCTGCAAGGCGTCGACGTTTTTCGCGTCCGAAGCGACCGCCTGCTGGGCCGTTTCGAGCGCCTTGTTCACCGTCCCGTCCTGCACGTAGCAGCGCGCCAGGACGCTCAGCGTTTCGGCCCGCTTGTCCGGCGGGGCCACGCGGGCGGCCGTCTCCAGGTAGCGCATCGCCTGCCGCCACATCTTCGAGCGGAAGTACAACTCGCCCATGCCGCGGTTGGCGCGGAAGTTGTTCTCCTCCAGCTTCAGAACGTCGCTGAAGTAGCGCCGCGCAACGTTGCCGTCGCGGCGTTCGAGCGCAACTTCACCCACCATGATGATGGCGTCGGCGTTGGTCGGTTCGACGCGCAGCACGTCCTGCAGGAATTGCTGTGCGGCAATCAGATCCTCTTCCGTGCCGGACTCGAGCAGCGCCTGCGCCCGCTGCAGCGAATCCTTTACATCGATCTTCGCCGGCGCGTCGGCTGCGCCGCCGGCCGGTTGCGTGGACGCCGGGTCGCTGCCCGGCGCCTGCCCCCATGCGGCCGCCGCGCAAAAAACGCCAATGAGGATTCGCACGCGTACCATGTGAAACTCCTGAGCGCCGCCGGGCGGCGGCACCCTGCCATTATCGGCGGTAACAAGCCTGCTCGTAAATCCCGATATGGGGCATACGTCCACCGCAGGGCGGCGTTCGAACGGCATCGAGCGGGCTAGGCGCGCCGGAGCAGCGCCAGCCTCAGCCGGTTTAGAGCCGTCCGCGCCGCCCTTTCGCGGATCACGTCACGCGGCGCATCCTCGCCGAATCGATATTCCTCGACTGCCACGCCCTCCGCCGCGGCGATGCCGAGGTAGACCAGCCCGACCGGCTTGTCGGGGCGCCCGCCGGAGGGGCCGGCGATTCCCGTCACCGAAACCGCGAAATCGGCGCTGAAGCGCCGCCGCGCGCCCTCGGCCATCGCCTCCGCCGCCGGCCGGCTGACCGCGCCGTGCGCGTCCAGGACATCGCGCGGCACGTCGAGCAGCCGCTCCTTGGCCTCATTCGAATAGGCCACCACGCCGCCGAGGTAGTACGCACTGCTGCCGGGCGTGGCGGTCAGCATCTGCCCGATCATCCCACCGGTGCAGGACTCCGCCGTTGCGAGCGTGGCGTGCCTCTTTTGGAGAAGGTCCCCGACCGCGCCGGCGAGTGTTTCTTCATCGCGTCCGAACACCAGCTCGCCCAGCCGGCGGCGCACTTCGGCCTCGTCCGCGTCCAGCAGCCGCAGCGCCGCCTGAACCGCATCGGCCGCCGCGTTGATTCGGATCCCGATTTCCCCGAGCTGCGCCGTCGTGCCCACCTCCGGGTTTCGGCCGCGGGCCATGAGGTCGCGAATCGCGTCGCCGATTTCCGATTCGCCCCGGCCATAAGTGCTCAGCCGCCGGCTCAGAATGACGCCCCGGCTGCCGTCGAGATGCGCGGCAACCTGGTCGCGGAACATGACCCGCATCTCGAACGGCACGCCTGGAAGCGCGAAACAGGGCGTGCCGCGAAGCTCGATGAAGATGCCCGGCGCCGTGCCGCACGAGTTAGGCAGCGGGCGCGCCCCGCCGGGGATCATGGCCTGAATTCGGTTGCGCTCCGGCATGGGCCGCTTTCGCGCGGCGAAGAACGCCTCAAGCTGCGCCAGGCTGGCTGCGTGCAGCTCCAGCGGGGCGCCCGCGATGTCGGCCAGAACGAAGCGCGTCAGGTCGTCTTCGGTCGGGCCCAGTCCGCCGGTGAGCAGAATCACGTCTGCGCGCCGGGCCGCGGATTCCAGCGCGTCGCGCAGGTCCGCGGCGGCGTCGCCGACCGTGATGTGCCGCGCCGGGCGAATGCCGCGGCCGGCCAGCTCGCGCGACAACCAGGCGGAATTCGTGTCGATCGATTGGCCCAGCGTCAGTTCGCTGCCGCTGGAGATGATCCATGCCGTCTGCATCGCCTCTACCTGAAACGTGGGCGCGATTGCCGACGAAGCGTGCCCGACGTACGCTCATTCTAAGCGCCCGTTTGGCGGACCGGCCTCTGAGCCTGTGAACATTGGGTGGGACGGGCGTCTCGCCCGTCCCGGCGGTCTCAGACTGGCCGCAGTCCTGTCCCGCCGGACTGACCCGGCGCCGATTCGGAAAGTGCCATGCAGACCGAGAGCGCATTCCAGAACGCCGACGCCTTCCGCCCCGCCGCGTGGATTGAATATCGCGGCGTCCGACTTGCGGCGCGCTTTGGCGACGTCGCGGAGGAATTCCGCGCGGCGCGCGAGGGCGCAGCGCTCGTAGACCGCAGCGACCGCGGCGTTCTTGCCATCACGGGTAATGACCGCAAGGCGTGGGTTCACAACCTCGTGACCAACGCCGTGAAGACGCTCGACGATCGCAGCGGCAACTACGCCTTCGCCTGCGACGTCCGCGGCCGCATTCAGTTTGACATGAACATCCTGGTGCTGCCCGACCGTCTGCTGCTCGACATCGACGCTGCGACGTGCGCATCCGCCGCGGCGCATTTTGAGCGCTACCTGATTACCGAAGACGCGAAGATCGAGGACGTTTCGGGTTTTTTCGCGCGGCTCGGCTGCTGCGGAGCTCGTGCGGACGCGGTCGCAGCGGCGCTGGGCGCGACGAACTTCTCCGCCATGGCGCAGCTCGGCACATTGGGCGTGACGGGCGGCGCCGAGCTTTTCAGGCATGATTTCGCCGGGACGCCGGGGTTCGAGCTGATCGTTCCGCGGACCGACGCACCGGCCTGGTGGCAGCGGCTGGCGGCGGCCGGGGCGACGCCCGCGGGATTCGCGGCGATTGACGCACTCCGGATCGAAGCGGGAATCCCGTGGCCGGGCCGCGACATTGACGACAAGACGTTGCCGGCCGAAACGCAGCAAATCGAGCGGGCGATCAGCTTCAACAAGGGCTGCTATCTGGGCCAGGAAGTGGTCGAGCGCATGCGCTCGCACGGGGCGCTGGCGCGGCGACTCGTTCGCCTGCGAATTGCGGGCCGCGCGGAACTCGCCCCGCCTGCAACCCTCCTGAAAGCGGGAGCGGATGTCGGCCGCGTCACGTCGGCGGCGCCGCACCCGGCGACCGATGAACTGCTGGCGCTGGGTTATCTGAAGACCTCGGCCCGCGATACGGCGGACATCACCGCCGGCGACCCGCCGCGGACGGTGACGATCGTCGCCGCCGCCGGCCGCTCCGAATTTCCGAACCCGCCGCGCCCAGCGGCGGGGTGACAATCGTGAGTGAGCGATGTCACATTGGCCGGAGACGTCAGCCCGCCGCTGGGCGCGGCGGGTTCGGACAGATTGGCCCGCGGAGTTCGGACAGACGTGCCCGCCGGGACTTTCACATCACTCTCGTCACACCTGAAGTGACCTGACCACCGCGACGCTTGCAGACAACCCGAGCCGCGAGGCGCCCGCGGCAATCATCGCCTGCGCCGTCGGCAGATCGCGGATGCCGCCGGAGGCTTTCACCTTGATCGGCGCCGCGTGCTTGTGCAGCAGGGCCACATGCGCGGCGCTGGCCCCGCCGGCGGGGTGGAAGCCGGTCGAGGTCTTGACGAAATCGGCCTGCGCCTCGGCGACGCAGCGACAGCCGAGAATGATCTGCTCGTCGCTCAGGGCCGCGGTTTCGAGAATCACCTTTACGAGCGCATCCGGATTGACGCGCTTCGCGGCCTGCACGACGCCGGCGATGTCGCGGACCACCGTGTCCTTTCGAATCGCGACCAGGTCGCCGACGTGCACGACCATGTCCACCTCGCGCGCCCCTTGCTCGACCGCCAGCCGCGCCTCCAGCGCCTTGGCCTGCGGCAACGACGCACCGTGCGGAAACCCCGCCACGCTCGCGACGCATACGCGGCTGCCGGCCAGCCGGCGTACGCAATGCTCGACCCACACGGGCTGCACACAGGCGCAGAAGAAGCCGAATTCAAGGCATTCGTCGCAGAGCGCGTCAATCTGCTTCTGCGTCGTTTCGGGCTTGAGGACGGTGTGGTCGATCATCGCCGCCAGTTCACGTCGCGTCACGGTGCTCTCCTCGGCGAAGCAGCGGCATTCCATTTCGGGGAGCATCGGCGTCTCGCCGGTGCGCACCGGCGGGACGCCGATGCTCCCCACGAGAATATCGCCGTGTAATTGAACGCTACGTCGAGTTATCGCGCGGCTCGGCGTCGCCGGATGCGTCCTGATCGTCGTCGGCTTCTTCGCGCTGCTTGGCGGCGTAGTATTCCTCGATCGGGTTGGGCAGACGCTTGATCGTGCAGATCGCCTTCACGACCTCGTCGAAGCGGGCGACCTTCTGGTTGTCGAAGCGGAGTTTTCGCTCCTGCCCGCCGGCGCGATAGTACATGTCCACCACGCCCTTGCGATGATAGTCGCGGACGGACACCACCTCGCTCATCGGAATCGTCGCGCCGCCGTAGACGATCCCGTTTTCGTCGACGCGCACCCGCAGCGTCACGGCCTTGAAGATTTTCCACAGCGGAAACAGCGCGAACACGAGCGGGACGACCGCAAAATAGAGCTGGCCGACGACCTCCTCGCGCGTCTTGAACCACTTCTTCCAGCTCACGAGCCGCGTCGCGTCAACCTGGCCGTTGCGCACGGCGACGCCGCCCATGCCGTAGATGCTGCCGAAATACTCAACCGTCTCGCCGGGCGCCACGGGGCGCACGTGCAACGGCTCGCCCAGCTTGCTGCGCACCGCGGCCGGGTCGGCGACGCCGTTCACGGCGGCGTCGAAATCCGCCTGGTCCATGGTGCGTCCGAGCTTGGCGATCAGCGCCTCGACGTTGACGCGGTCGGGCTTGTCCTGCATGCGGGCGACGATGTTCTTGCGGGCCTCGTCGATGCACTTGTTCGGATAGCCCGAAAGCCCGTCGCGCACGAACCAGCCGGAAAACAGCAGGCAGGCGGTCAGCACGACCAGCCAGTAGTTCCGTTCGCCCTTTGCGGGGCCGCTTTCGATGGTCATGGGGTTGGTGATCCTTATCCTGGTTCCGCCAGCGTATTATGCAGAGCGGCGTGGTGAATGTCTCGCCCGTCCCCGCGGCCTCAGGAGGGGGCAAGATGCCCGTTCCACGCAAAGAGACTACGGGCTCGGGCGCCCGCACTCCCCGACTTCTTTCAGGCCAGGCGCGTGACCGCCAGCCGGACCGGCGCGCCCTCAACGCTCAGCGCCGCCGCGCTCACCTGAGCCGGAATCGCGAATTCGATCCGGTCTGCGAGACATTCACTCCGCAGCAGTGCGTCAAAGCGGCGCACCGTCTCGCTGAACGCCGGCTCGGCTTCCAGATGGACGGCGATGCGCGCCTGGTAGGGCAGGTCGAGGTCCTTTCGCGCCGCCTGAATGTGGTGAATGAACTCGCGAATGACGCCCTCATCTCGCAGTTCGGGCGAGATCTCGGTGCTGACGACCACCACGGCCGCCGCGTCTTGTGCCGCCGACCAGCCGGGCCTGGCCTCCAGCCGCACGTCGACGTCCTGCTTTGTCAGCGTGACGGACTGGCCGTTGACGTCGAGCGTCAGGCGGTCGGACGAAAGCAGCGCCGTTCGCGCATCGGCCGCGTCGAGCTTCGCCAGCGCCGCGGAGATGGCGGGGGCGATCTTGCCGAACTTCGGGCCGATGGCCTTGAAGTCGGGCTTGATTGTGTAGGAAACGTAATGGTCGGCCGAGCGGATGAACTCCACTTTCTTGACGTTCAGCTCCTCGGCGATGAGCGCCTTATGGGCGTCCAGCCATGATTCGTGCTCGTGCCGTGCCAGGACGACCTCGACCTGCGCCAGCGGCTGGCGCACCTTCACCTTCGCCCCCGCCCGCGCCGCTCGGCCGGTGGAGACGATCTGCCGGACGAGGTCCATTTCCGCGGCGAGTTTCTCATCGATCAGCGACGCGTCGTGCTGCGGGTAGTCGCAGAGGTGGACGGAAAGTACCATCGTGGGAAAGTGGAAATGTGGAAACGTGGGAACGTGCGCTTTGCTGTTCTCTGTTCCCTGTTCCCTGTTCCCTGTTCCCTGTTCGCCGTTCCCTTCGAGATTCTGGAACATCATCTCCGCAAAGAACGGCGTAAACGGCGCAATCAGCCGCGAGAGCGTCGTAAGGCATTCGTAGAGCGTGTTGTAGGCGTCCCACTTGTCCTGGTTCACGACGGGCGAGACGCCCGTCCCACCCGTACCCGTCTCACCCACCGCGCTCCAGAACCGGTCGCGGCTGCGGCGGACGTACCAGTTCGAAAGCGCGTCGACGAAGTCATTGATGCGCCCCGCGGCGGGGAAGTTCTCGAACGCATCCATCTTCGCGCGAACGAAGGCGATCGTGCGATGCAGCTCGCTGATGATCCAGCGGTCCAACTCGCCGCGCTGCGCGACCGGCCGGAATCCGGTAGGGTGGGAACTGCCCACCGCTGCCGTCGGGTTGGCAACGCCGGCCGTTCCTGTTCCCTGTTCCCTGTTCCCTGTTCCCTGCCAGCAATGGTGGGCACGGCCCACGCTACAAAACCCGTCGATGTTGGCGTAGATCGTGAAGAAGCTCAGCACGTTGTAGAGCTTCACCAGGAACTCGCGCTGGCTGTCGCGGATGTTGGCTTCGGTGAAGCGCGTGCTGGTCCAGGGCGCCTGGCCGCTGAAGAAATACCAGCGCATCGCGTCCGCCCCGAGCGTGTCAAATATATAGCTCGGCTCCTTGTAATTGCGGAGCCGCTTGGACATCTTGTTGCCGTCTTCGCCGGCGATATGGCCGAGGACAATGCAGGTCTTATAGGGCAGCGGAAATTCCCCCGCCGCGCCGCTGAGCGAGCGAATCGGCTCGCGCAAGAGCGTGCTGATGGACAGCAGCCCGTAGAACCAGCCGCGCGTCTGATCGATCGCCTCGCTGATAAAATCCGCCGGCCAGCGCCGGGACACCTGTTCAACGCTACCCGGTGAATGCGGGAATCCCCATTGTGCAAACGGCATGCTCCCCGCGTCCCACCAGCAGTCGATGACCTCCGTCACCCGCCGCATGCGGGCGCGACTTTCTGTTCCCTGTTCCCTGTTCCCTGTTCCCTTGTCGAACGGGCTGTCATACGTCCACTCATCAATGTACGGCTTGTGAACGCGCAGATGCTCCGGCAACGGATGCCCCGCCGCCGCCGCCTCGGCACACTTGCGATCCCAGAAACCGCCGTCGGTCGCGCCGGGCTTCTTCTGCAATTCGTCGAATGAGCCGATCGACTCCATCCGGCCGGTCTTCTCGCACACCCAGATCGGCAGCGGCGTGCCCCAGTAGCGCTCGCGCGACAGGGCCCAATCCACGTTGTTCCGCAGGAAGTCGCCGAAGCGGCCTTCGCGAATGTGCTCCGGCAGCCACTGCACGGCGGCGTTGTTCTTCAGGAATTCGTCCTTGAAGCGGCTGGTGCGGACGAACCAACTCTTGCGGGCGTACTGGATCAGCGGGTCGTTTTCGGCCCGCGGGCAGAAGGGGTATTCGTGACGGTGCTGCTCCTGGTGATAGAGCAGGCCGCGCTCCTTCAGCTCACGCGTGATCTCCTTGTCGCACTCCTTGATCCAGCGGCCGCGGTATTTCTCCGGCGCGTCGGCGTTGAACGTGCCGTCCGGATTGACGGCGCACAGCAGGGGAATCGCATCAAAATCAACGAAGTGTGATCGTTCTTCCTGAAGTAGATTGAAGTCTACTTCGCCGAATGCGGGCGCCTCATGGACCAGCCCCGTGCCGCTCTCAAGTGTCACGAAATCGGCGGCCAGCACGCGCCAGCCGACGCTGGCCTCGCCGCCGGCCATCAGTTTCGCGGTCGTGTCGCCGAGCGTCTTAGCGTAGCAATCGAACGGCGGCTGGTAGCGCCGCCCAACCAGGTCACTGCCCTTGCAGGTCGAAACGACCGTCAACTCGCGCTTCACCTTCTTGGCGATTGACTCGACCATCGCGGCGGCGATGTACAGGTGCTCGTTATCCACCGGATCATGCACCAGCGCATAGTCCAGCCCCGGATGCACGGCGGCGAAGTGATTGCTGACCAGCGTCCACGGCGTGGTGGTCCAGACCAGCAGCGAGACACGGGCGTTCCCTGCGTGGGTGGGACGGGCGTCTCGCCCGTCCCTTGCCACTTGTCCCTCGACCCGTCGCTCCGTCGCAGCTTCATCCCAGACCCATTTGTACGTCAGGTCGAGCCCGCGTTTCGCGGGATTGCCGAAGATGTATGCACGTTTCTCGTCAAAATCCGACTGCGTGCGGATGATGCGGTCGAAGTACTCGTCCTGCCACACGGCCGCATCGCCGGCGGCGCCCGCCGCTCGCCGCAGGTCTGCGATTTGCTTGCCAGAGAAACTCTTCACGCTGTGAAGCAGCTCGGCGAGCGACCACCACACTCCGGGGCTTTTTTCGAGCGGCGTGATGAGCATGTGGACATGATCCGGCATGACGACGACCGAATGGACCAACATGCGCGTGGCGTCGAAGTGCACACAGGCGGAGAGAACGGCGTCGCGCTCGGCCTCTGAGAGTTCAGAGGATCGAACCGTTCCGTCGGCGTTTTTTCTTACACCACTCGTTCGGAAGGTGATGAAATAGGTATTCCCGCCGGCTTCCCAATGCGGCAGGTGGCGCTGACGGATGGTGAGTTTTTCAGAGACACCGGCGGCGGGGACGGGCGAGACGCCCGTCCCACCCGCTTGAACGGGCGAGACGCCCGTCCCACCCGCTTGAACGGGCGAGACGCCCGTCCCACCCACGCCCATCCCACCCGAATCTGCCAGTCGGAACTTCACAAACACCGACGGATCGTCCACCGTCCGGTACCCCTCGCCGACCTCCCCCGCCGACAGGGCTGTTCCGCCCTGGCACCACCACCAGACGACCTTGTGCCCCTGGTACAGCAATCCGCGGTCAAACAGCGTCTTCAGCGACCACCAGACGCTCTCCACGTAGCTCTGGTGATACGTGACGTAGGCGTCCTTCAGATTGACCCAGAAACCCAGCCGGTGCGTCAGGTCTTCCCACTGCTTCGTGTAGCGAAACACGCTCTCGATGCAGCGCAGCACGAACTTCTCGACGCCGAATTTCTCGATCTCCTCCTTGGTATGGATGCCGAGCTCTTTGCAGACCTCGACCTCGACCGGCAGGCCGTGGGTGTCCCAGCCCGCCTTGCGCTCGACCAGGAAGCCGCACATCGTCTTGTAGCGGGGGAAGATGTCCTTGATCGCCCGCGTCAGGCAGTGTCCGGGGTGCGGCAGGCCGTTGGCCGTCGGCGGACCTTCGTAGAACACAAAGCGCGGCGCGTCTTTCCGCAATTCCAGCGAGCGATGGAAAACGTCCTGCTCATCCCAGAACGCCAGGATGCGCTTTTCGGATTCGGGGAAACTGAACTTGCTCGGCAGCGGCTCGAACATCACGCAGGCTCCGTTGGCGAAACCCGGCAGGATACTTCGATCGCAAAGCGGAGGCTACTGCGCCGCTGATCGCTGTCGTAACTGAATTGTAAATGTCCGGTCTTATCCACGTAGAAGTGTCGTCCGGCGCGATGGCGACTTCTACCGACCGGGAGTATGATAATTTCAATTGGTTCTGAAACGTCACCCGGGAGCCCGGCATGACCGCCGCCGTGGATGAAGCCAAGTCGATGCTCGTCCGACGCTGGGGTGAAATGGGCGGCTATTGGGGCATCAACCGCACCATGGCCGAGATCCACGCCTTGCTCTTCATCTCGACCCAGCCGCTGTGCACCGACGACGTGATGGAGCAGCTCCACGTCTCGCGCGGCAACGCCAGCATGAACCTGCGCAGCCTGGTCGACTGGGGGCTGGTGCAGCGGGTTCACCAGCTCGGCGACCGCAAGGAGTACTTCCAGGCCGATACGGACGTCTGGAACATGTTCGGCACGATCATGCGCGAGCGCCGCCGCCGCGAGGTGGAGCCGATCATTGCCACGCTGCAGCGCTGCCGAACGCTGGTCGAGTCTCCCGCCCGACGCGACCCTGCGGCAGCCGCCGAGACCGACGAAGTCCGCCGCCGGCTCGACAGCCTGCAGAACTTCCTGAAGGCGATGGGTACGCTGTTTGAGCTGGTGCTGAACTTCGGCGAGGGGGGCATCGGACAACTCGCACAGCTCCTGACGTCGGATTCAGATTCTGACGTGGGCGCGCGCGACGCTCGCGCTTCCAAACAGATGACGACCGATCGCAAAGCCGCTCGAAAGGCCCCACGATGAACGACCGCGAACTGGCGAAACTGCTGAGAGAAACCGCCCTGCTCGAGGGCGAATTCACCTTGCGCTCCGGTCGCAAGAGCCGCTACTACCTGGACAAGTACCTGTTCGAGACGCAACCGGGCGTACTGCGCGAGCTGGCGAAGCGCTTCGCGACGCACGTGACGCAGCGCACCGCCCGAATCGCGGGCGCGGAGCTCGGCGCGGTGGCGCTCGCGGCGGCGACGGCCCTGGAAACGGACAAGCCCTTCGTCATCGTCCGAAACTCCCGGAAGGCGGATTACGGCACGGGTAAGCTGATTGAGGGCCGCCTCGAACGCGGCGAGGCGGTGCTGCTGGTCGAGGACATCGCCACGTCGGGCGGGCAGGCCATCGAAGCGGCGCGCGTGCTGCGCGAAGCCGGCGCCGACGTGGAACGAATCGTCGCGGTGATCGACCGGCAGGAAGGCGCGCGAGCGGCGATCGAAGCCGCCGGGCTGCAATTCTCGTCGCTGTTCACGTCGGCTGATCTCGGAATCGTCAAAAGCTGTACGCGTGGCGCTACAGATATTCCCGGACCGGTGATTCAATCCGAGCCGCGCGCGTAAGTAAGCGGTTCCTTTAGGTTCCGCTCCCTCACGGTCGCGGCTCGGAAAAGCTCTGCGATGGGTTCCAGTGGTTTTCGTGCGCCGCGGCTTCGTGATAGCCGGCGGTGCGGCGCGCGGACCAGTGCTCGCGCAGCCGCGACAGCGCCGCGCTCGGCGGGATGACGCGCGGCTCGCCGCCGTTGGTCAGCCCCAGGCGCGAAAGTGTGTGCAGGGCGTCGCGCGTATCGAAGCGGCTGGACACGGCCAGTCGCGCATGAAGGTAGCTTTCGATCCGCTCCGCGAGCGCGTCCGGCTCAGCGCCGCCGCCGTTCAGCAGGATTGCGTATGCCAGGAGCGCCTCCTTGGTGTCTTCCTGCGCCACCATGGCGCTGAGGGCGTGAATGACGC
Coding sequences within it:
- a CDS encoding tetratricopeptide repeat protein produces the protein MVRVRILIGVFCAAAAWGQAPGSDPASTQPAGGAADAPAKIDVKDSLQRAQALLESGTEEDLIAAQQFLQDVLRVEPTNADAIIMVGEVALERRDGNVARRYFSDVLKLEENNFRANRGMGELYFRSKMWRQAMRYLETAARVAPPDKRAETLSVLARCYVQDGTVNKALETAQQAVASDAKNVDALQTLTVVRMGQKQFEQALEDGRKLMELVEQKLHDNPADAKLLRQSGQVYQTLVEGLILYHATLHLPNARGEPTTDPIPGKEREIAQVLVRIGEARGRQVVLESRISYLRAVLPYYEKSLKFDDQSVPALLAYARVLLVVERTSDAAEQCRKALEIDPTNVEAQQLLQQIGPAAHEPAAASR
- the pncC gene encoding Nicotinamide-nucleotide amidohydrolase PncC, with translation MQTAWIISSGSELTLGQSIDTNSAWLSRELAGRGIRPARHITVGDAAADLRDALESAARRADVILLTGGLGPTEDDLTRFVLADIAGAPLELHAASLAQLEAFFAARKRPMPERNRIQAMIPGGARPLPNSCGTAPGIFIELRGTPCFALPGVPFEMRVMFRDQVAAHLDGSRGVILSRRLSTYGRGESEIGDAIRDLMARGRNPEVGTTAQLGEIGIRINAAADAVQAALRLLDADEAEVRRRLGELVFGRDEETLAGAVGDLLQKRHATLATAESCTGGMIGQMLTATPGSSAYYLGGVVAYSNEAKERLLDVPRDVLDAHGAVSRPAAEAMAEGARRRFSADFAVSVTGIAGPSGGRPDKPVGLVYLGIAAAEGVAVEEYRFGEDAPRDVIRERAARTALNRLRLALLRRA
- the gcvT_2 gene encoding Aminomethyltransferase; translation: MQTESAFQNADAFRPAAWIEYRGVRLAARFGDVAEEFRAAREGAALVDRSDRGVLAITGNDRKAWVHNLVTNAVKTLDDRSGNYAFACDVRGRIQFDMNILVLPDRLLLDIDAATCASAAAHFERYLITEDAKIEDVSGFFARLGCCGARADAVAAALGATNFSAMAQLGTLGVTGGAELFRHDFAGTPGFELIVPRTDAPAWWQRLAAAGATPAGFAAIDALRIEAGIPWPGRDIDDKTLPAETQQIERAISFNKGCYLGQEVVERMRSHGALARRLVRLRIAGRAELAPPATLLKAGADVGRVTSAAPHPATDELLALGYLKTSARDTADITAGDPPRTVTIVAAAGRSEFPNPPRPAAG
- the deoC1 gene encoding Deoxyribose-phosphate aldolase 1, giving the protein MGSIGVPPVRTGETPMLPEMECRCFAEESTVTRRELAAMIDHTVLKPETTQKQIDALCDECLEFGFFCACVQPVWVEHCVRRLAGSRVCVASVAGFPHGASLPQAKALEARLAVEQGAREVDMVVHVGDLVAIRKDTVVRDIAGVVQAAKRVNPDALVKVILETAALSDEQIILGCRCVAEAQADFVKTSTGFHPAGGASAAHVALLHKHAAPIKVKASGGIRDLPTAQAMIAAGASRLGLSASVAVVRSLQV
- the ileS gene encoding Isoleucine--tRNA ligase; this translates as MFEPLPSKFSFPESEKRILAFWDEQDVFHRSLELRKDAPRFVFYEGPPTANGLPHPGHCLTRAIKDIFPRYKTMCGFLVERKAGWDTHGLPVEVEVCKELGIHTKEEIEKFGVEKFVLRCIESVFRYTKQWEDLTHRLGFWVNLKDAYVTYHQSYVESVWWSLKTLFDRGLLYQGHKVVWWWCQGGTALSAGEVGEGYRTVDDPSVFVKFRLADSGGMGVGGTGVSPVQAGGTGVSPVQAGGTGVSPVPAAGVSEKLTIRQRHLPHWEAGGNTYFITFRTSGVRKNADGTVRSSELSEAERDAVLSACVHFDATRMLVHSVVVMPDHVHMLITPLEKSPGVWWSLAELLHSVKSFSGKQIADLRRAAGAAGDAAVWQDEYFDRIIRTQSDFDEKRAYIFGNPAKRGLDLTYKWVWDEAATERRVEGQVARDGRDARPTHAGNARVSLLVWTTTPWTLVSNHFAAVHPGLDYALVHDPVDNEHLYIAAAMVESIAKKVKRELTVVSTCKGSDLVGRRYQPPFDCYAKTLGDTTAKLMAGGEASVGWRVLAADFVTLESGTGLVHEAPAFGEVDFNLLQEERSHFVDFDAIPLLCAVNPDGTFNADAPEKYRGRWIKECDKEITRELKERGLLYHQEQHRHEYPFCPRAENDPLIQYARKSWFVRTSRFKDEFLKNNAAVQWLPEHIREGRFGDFLRNNVDWALSRERYWGTPLPIWVCEKTGRMESIGSFDELQKKPGATDGGFWDRKCAEAAAAGHPLPEHLRVHKPYIDEWTYDSPFDKGTGNREQGTESRARMRRVTEVIDCWWDAGSMPFAQWGFPHSPGSVEQVSRRWPADFISEAIDQTRGWFYGLLSISTLLREPIRSLSGAAGEFPLPYKTCIVLGHIAGEDGNKMSKRLRNYKEPSYIFDTLGADAMRWYFFSGQAPWTSTRFTEANIRDSQREFLVKLYNVLSFFTIYANIDGFCSVGRAHHCWQGTGNREQGTGTAGVANPTAAVGSSHPTGFRPVAQRGELDRWIISELHRTIAFVRAKMDAFENFPAAGRINDFVDALSNWYVRRSRDRFWSAVGETGTGGTGVSPVVNQDKWDAYNTLYECLTTLSRLIAPFTPFFAEMMFQNLEGNGEQGTGNREQGTENSKAHVPTFPHFHFPTMVLSVHLCDYPQHDASLIDEKLAAEMDLVRQIVSTGRAARAGAKVKVRQPLAQVEVVLARHEHESWLDAHKALIAEELNVKKVEFIRSADHYVSYTIKPDFKAIGPKFGKIAPAISAALAKLDAADARTALLSSDRLTLDVNGQSVTLTKQDVDVRLEARPGWSAAQDAAAVVVVSTEISPELRDEGVIREFIHHIQAARKDLDLPYQARIAVHLEAEPAFSETVRRFDALLRSECLADRIEFAIPAQVSAAALSVEGAPVRLAVTRLA
- the pyrE gene encoding Orotate phosphoribosyltransferase codes for the protein MNDRELAKLLRETALLEGEFTLRSGRKSRYYLDKYLFETQPGVLRELAKRFATHVTQRTARIAGAELGAVALAAATALETDKPFVIVRNSRKADYGTGKLIEGRLERGEAVLLVEDIATSGGQAIEAARVLREAGADVERIVAVIDRQEGARAAIEAAGLQFSSLFTSADLGIVKSCTRGATDIPGPVIQSEPRA